One genomic window of Mercenaria mercenaria strain notata chromosome 2, MADL_Memer_1, whole genome shotgun sequence includes the following:
- the LOC128546016 gene encoding uncharacterized protein LOC128546016: MSVYIIAADDAKALANTLRTSLQSTAQHIETISVTVFLKLKSTRNEKSVNVIFLTTLTWQEIQRQRGDFKRLFSKSRNTVVLSSCAESVKSAAVEMFSKIVVDWESVGLFEASGEEWYKAEARIKYRLSELESGEFHIPRASRYIIKPDSVSTLSEPKSEVLIILFDDGTAEYPSDVKSVEIKTAGRNLIEARKIQSNVWSFSALDLAPGDHEIRVFVDSVDIGTNILYVQNQHLMNRELLANFKREDPEGFLAELLRVNKEDFDHDLLDTISGSSCVPLVETLLKYGDENGHDYPNFLHFCAKYGYKACVNWCQKLPDFKEACMVQNRHGKTPEQVATEAQQNQLLIQTLQNNDTGDEDLQPIGSPFKPGEC; the protein is encoded by the exons AGTGTATATTATTGCTGCGGATGATGCTAAAGCACTTGCGAATACATTGAGAACGTCGTTGCAGTCCACTGCGCAACATATTGAGACGATATCTGTTACcgtctttttaaaattaaagtcaaCACGGAATGAAAAGTCAGTGAATGTGATATTTCTCACAACTCTGACTTGGCAAGAAATACAGAGACAAAGGGGCGATTTTAAAAGGCTATTTTCAAAATCGAGGAATACTGTCGTGCTGTCATCATGCGCAGAATCCGTAAAGTCAGCAGCTGTAGAAATGTTCTCTAAGATAGTCGTCGACTGGGAGTCGGTTGGATTATTTGAAGCTTCCGGGGAAGAATGGTACAAAGCGGAAGCTAGAATAAAGTATCGACTATCGGAACTCGAGAGCGGGGAATTTCATATACCACGTGCAAGTAGATATATTATCAAGCCAGATTCAGTTTCAACACTGTCAGAG CCGAAGTCGGAAGTACTGATTATTTTGTTCGATGATGGAACTGCTGAATACCCTTCTGATGTGAAAAGTGTCGAGATCAAAACTGCTGGGAGAAATCTTATTGAAGCGAGAAAGATCCAATCAAACGTTTGGTCATTCAGTGCATTAg ATTTAGCACCTGGAGACCACGAGATCAGAGTATTTGTAGATAGCGTAGATATTGGAACAAACATACTTTATGTTCAAAATCAGCATCTCATGAATAGAGAATTACTAGCCAACTTCAAACGAGAGGATCCGGAGGGATTTCTGGCTGAACTTCTTAGGGTAAACAAAGAGGACTTCGACCATGACTTGTTAGATACTATCAGTGGGTCAAGCTGCGTCCCTCTTGTAGAAACGCTTCTGAAATATGGAGATGAAAACG GTCATGATTATCCAAACTTTCTACATTTCTGTGCCAAGTACGGATATAAAGCGTGTGTAAACTGGTGCCAAAAGCTTCCTGACTTTAAAGAAGCATGCATGGTTCAGAACAGACATGGAAAGACACCTGAACAAGTTGCAACTGAAGCACAACAAAATCAGCTG TTGATTCAGACTCTGCAAAACAATGATACTGGAGATGAGG ATCTACAACCAATTGGGTCTCCCTTCAAACCCGGTGAGTGCTAA
- the LOC128550070 gene encoding uncharacterized protein LOC128550070, with amino-acid sequence MASQGSGGSSDSSMTIPEHSASTGNSPRYQFNRQARPYNTIDDEEVKGDQYNRPWDGRTIHANRSAQARSAGTLSGSVREDKKEKNKGLSRSNTTGSRSTKL; translated from the exons ATGGCTTCGCAAGGCAGTGGTGGCAGTTCG GATTCTTCAATGACAATTCCAGAACATTCTGCGAGTACTGGTAATAGTCCTCGGTATCA ATTTAACCGGCAAGCTCGTCCATACAATACAATAGACGATGAAGAGGTGAAAGGTGATCAATACAATCGCCCGTGGGACGGCAGAACCATACATGCAAACCGTTCCGCTCAGGCACGGTCGGCGGGCACACTGTCGGGGAGTGTACGTGAGGATAAAAAGGAAAAGAATAAGGGACTGAGCCGGTCAAATACAACAGGAAGCAGAAGTACTAAATTGTAA